The following are encoded in a window of Actinomyces oris genomic DNA:
- a CDS encoding lysophospholipid acyltransferase family protein, whose amino-acid sequence MTPFYRFAARGAIIPFLKMVSRQKVTGLENIPREGGFIAVANHLTDLDSLTAMRALVDADVPVYSLAKSTLFKVPVLGSILRAGGQIPVQRGTQNAATALKAASEVLADGGAIMIFPEGTLSRDPLKWPMVAKTGAARLAMTSGAPVLPMGQWGAHEILDTYGRSFHPFPRKDVRVTIGELMDLSRFGSDTQDREAVRACTTEIMRAITSLVEELRGEKAPRPFDMHYDGDPGKGKIGVRRPDPLPEADTQEEGQ is encoded by the coding sequence ATGACACCGTTCTACCGCTTCGCCGCGCGCGGGGCGATCATTCCGTTCCTCAAGATGGTCTCCCGGCAGAAGGTGACCGGCCTGGAGAACATCCCCCGCGAGGGCGGCTTCATCGCCGTGGCCAACCACCTGACAGACCTCGACTCGCTCACGGCCATGCGAGCCCTGGTCGATGCCGATGTCCCCGTCTACTCCCTGGCCAAGTCCACCCTGTTCAAGGTGCCGGTGCTCGGCTCCATCCTGCGGGCCGGCGGACAGATTCCGGTCCAGCGGGGCACGCAGAACGCGGCCACGGCCCTCAAGGCGGCCAGTGAGGTCCTGGCCGACGGCGGCGCCATCATGATCTTCCCCGAGGGCACGCTCTCCCGCGACCCCCTCAAGTGGCCGATGGTGGCCAAGACTGGGGCGGCCCGGCTGGCCATGACCAGTGGTGCCCCCGTCCTGCCCATGGGGCAGTGGGGCGCTCACGAGATCCTGGACACCTACGGGCGTTCCTTCCATCCCTTCCCCCGCAAGGACGTGCGCGTCACCATCGGTGAGCTCATGGACCTGTCCCGATTCGGCTCGGACACCCAGGACCGTGAGGCCGTGCGCGCCTGCACCACCGAGATCATGCGGGCCATCACCTCCCTGGTGGAGGAACTGCGCGGGGAGAAGGCCCCCCGCCCCTTCGATATGCACTACGACGGCGACCCCGGCAAGGGAAAGATCGGCGTGCGTCGCCCCGACCCGCTGCCCGAGGCGGACACTCAGGAGGAGGGGCAGTGA
- a CDS encoding D-alanine--D-alanine ligase family protein, which yields MTVLQEAGPSVPSSDKSTVRVAVVFGGRSGEHTISCATAAGVLSAIDRNRYEVLPVGITPEGQWLLVEDDPAALELSDNRPPVTITAEGLGRGRLTAPLGGGELTVLGPTGPEVLGQVDVVLPLLHGPYGEDGTIQGMLEMMGIPYVGCGVLASAAGMDKQVTKVLLGAAGIATAPHVVVGPHAWKRDPEAILEACRSLTYPLFVKPARAGSSLGISKVDRPEDLAGAIEAARAVDPKVLVESGIVGREVEVAVLQGRGDDAPRVAEPGEIAMDASQGAGEFYDYETKYLAHDAVAMVCPARISPEARALLMDTAARAFEAVGCEGLARVDFFLTEAGEAVVNEINTMPGFTPFSMYPYMWQVSGLGYTELVSELIELAVARSTDVNR from the coding sequence ATGACAGTCCTCCAGGAAGCCGGCCCCTCCGTGCCCAGTTCTGACAAGTCCACCGTGCGTGTCGCCGTCGTCTTCGGTGGACGCAGTGGTGAGCACACGATCTCCTGCGCCACCGCAGCCGGCGTCCTGTCAGCCATTGACCGCAACCGTTACGAGGTCCTTCCGGTGGGCATCACGCCCGAGGGCCAGTGGCTGCTCGTCGAGGACGATCCGGCCGCCCTCGAGCTCAGCGACAACCGCCCCCCGGTGACCATCACCGCCGAGGGCTTGGGACGCGGGAGGCTCACCGCACCCCTGGGAGGCGGCGAGCTCACGGTCCTCGGTCCCACGGGGCCTGAGGTCCTGGGGCAGGTCGACGTCGTCCTGCCGCTGCTGCACGGGCCCTACGGTGAGGACGGAACCATCCAGGGCATGCTGGAGATGATGGGCATTCCCTACGTCGGCTGCGGGGTGCTGGCCAGCGCCGCGGGCATGGACAAGCAGGTCACTAAGGTGCTCCTGGGGGCCGCGGGCATCGCCACGGCGCCGCACGTCGTCGTCGGTCCCCATGCCTGGAAGCGGGACCCCGAGGCGATCCTGGAGGCCTGTCGGTCCCTGACCTACCCCCTGTTCGTCAAGCCCGCCCGTGCCGGCTCCTCCCTGGGCATCAGCAAGGTCGACCGCCCCGAGGACCTGGCCGGAGCCATTGAGGCGGCCCGCGCGGTCGATCCCAAGGTCCTCGTGGAGAGCGGCATCGTGGGACGAGAGGTCGAGGTCGCCGTCCTTCAGGGCCGCGGCGACGACGCCCCCCGAGTGGCCGAGCCCGGCGAGATCGCCATGGACGCCTCCCAGGGCGCCGGTGAGTTCTACGACTACGAGACTAAGTACCTGGCCCACGACGCTGTGGCCATGGTGTGCCCGGCGCGCATCAGCCCTGAGGCGCGCGCGCTCCTCATGGACACCGCGGCCCGGGCCTTCGAGGCGGTCGGCTGCGAGGGGCTGGCTCGGGTCGACTTCTTCCTCACTGAGGCCGGCGAGGCGGTGGTCAACGAGATCAACACGATGCCCGGTTTCACCCCCTTCTCCATGTACCCCTACATGTGGCAGGTCTCCGGCCTGGGCTACACCGAGCTGGTCTCTGAGCTCATTGAGCTGGCCGTGGCTCGATCCACCGATGTCAACCGCTGA
- the nrdR gene encoding transcriptional regulator NrdR, whose amino-acid sequence MHCPFCRHDGSRVVDSRTAEDGTSIRRRRECQQCGRRFTTLETASLSVRKRSGVVEPFSRDKVVVGVRRACQGRPVSDDQLALLAHQVEEAIRAGGQALVDSHDVGLAILGPLRELDQIAYLRFASVYSSFDSLEDFEKAIAGLRSAEAAC is encoded by the coding sequence GTGCACTGCCCCTTCTGCCGTCATGACGGCTCGCGCGTTGTCGACTCCCGGACCGCTGAGGACGGCACCTCCATCCGTCGTCGTCGTGAGTGTCAGCAGTGCGGGCGTCGGTTCACCACATTGGAGACCGCCAGCCTGTCGGTCCGCAAGCGCTCCGGCGTCGTCGAGCCCTTCAGCCGGGACAAGGTCGTGGTCGGGGTTAGGCGCGCCTGCCAGGGACGTCCCGTCTCTGACGATCAGCTCGCGCTTCTGGCGCACCAGGTTGAGGAGGCCATCCGCGCCGGAGGCCAGGCGCTCGTCGACTCCCACGATGTCGGGCTGGCGATCCTGGGCCCCCTGCGTGAGCTGGATCAGATCGCCTATCTGCGCTTCGCCTCGGTCTACTCCTCCTTCGACTCCCTGGAGGACTTCGAGAAGGCCATCGCCGGGCTGCGCAGCGCCGAGGCGGCCTGCTGA
- the lexA gene encoding transcriptional repressor LexA: protein MSTTARQGDSSTPMPHGGAGGAEQISAAAVAEVINDLDKRARAVYEAVRAAIATHGYPPSLREIGEQVGLTSPSSVKHQLDKLERLGLVRRDPNRPRAMEVVCADSAPSGRAATPGSAHVSSLDSPSVPGVEDGEAVAVPLVGRIAAGAPILAEQEVTDVMALPRRLTGEGELFMLEVHGDSMIEAAICDGDWVVVRSQPDAANGEIVAAMIEDVDGASATVKVLSRRDGHQWLLPRNSSYAPIDGDRATIMGKVVTVLRAL from the coding sequence ATGAGCACCACAGCACGCCAGGGCGACTCATCGACCCCGATGCCGCACGGCGGAGCCGGCGGTGCTGAGCAGATCAGCGCAGCAGCGGTCGCGGAGGTCATCAACGACCTCGACAAGCGCGCCCGCGCGGTCTATGAGGCCGTCCGCGCGGCCATCGCCACCCACGGCTACCCGCCCTCACTGCGTGAGATCGGCGAGCAGGTGGGCCTGACCAGCCCCTCCTCCGTCAAGCACCAGCTGGACAAGCTCGAGCGCCTGGGCCTGGTGCGCCGAGACCCGAATCGTCCTCGGGCGATGGAGGTCGTCTGCGCCGACAGCGCACCGAGCGGCCGCGCGGCCACCCCCGGCAGCGCTCACGTCTCCTCTCTTGACTCCCCCAGCGTCCCCGGCGTCGAGGACGGGGAGGCGGTCGCCGTTCCGCTGGTGGGACGCATCGCCGCCGGGGCCCCGATCCTGGCCGAGCAGGAGGTCACCGATGTCATGGCCCTGCCCCGCCGCCTGACCGGCGAGGGCGAGCTCTTCATGCTGGAGGTGCACGGGGACTCGATGATCGAAGCCGCCATCTGTGACGGCGACTGGGTGGTGGTGCGCTCCCAGCCCGACGCGGCCAACGGCGAGATCGTGGCGGCCATGATCGAGGACGTCGACGGCGCCTCGGCCACGGTCAAGGTGCTCTCGCGACGCGACGGCCACCAGTGGCTGCTTCCCCGCAACTCCAGCTACGCCCCGATCGACGGAGACCGGGCCACGATCATGGGCAAGGTGGTCACGGTGCTGCGCGCCCTGTAG
- a CDS encoding glycosyltransferase family 4 protein — protein sequence MRVLIVSDCYAPRLGGIETQVRDLARNLRLAGHEPAVVTATPVGDGRGRSVERVDGFPVYRTTAHLPSELPVHPRAGRELDDLLSRLRPDVVHAHVGVVSPFAWSGIAAARRARLPLAVTFHCVLGPWARVAGALGPGSPVRMWQRGGADLTAVSSMLAADVHRAGADDPVTVLPNGITVENWRLERPGPQERRPHRPVTVVASLRWVERKRPLQVVRAFAEAVRSVPGTDALLKIYGDGPLRERLTREVAESGLADRIELVGRVERTELAQAFTHADIYLQTSPAESFGISTLEARSAGLAVVALRSSGVRDFITDGVDGLLADDDAGLGRKLATLLGDDELLERIKTHNYENAPLPEWGTVVQMHVDTYRRAIDLAGA from the coding sequence ATGCGCGTCCTCATCGTCTCCGACTGCTATGCGCCCAGGCTGGGCGGCATCGAGACTCAGGTGCGGGATCTCGCCCGCAACCTGAGGCTGGCCGGCCACGAGCCCGCCGTCGTCACCGCCACGCCGGTCGGTGACGGTCGTGGCCGCAGCGTCGAAAGGGTCGATGGTTTCCCCGTCTACCGCACCACCGCGCATCTGCCCAGTGAGCTGCCCGTTCATCCTCGAGCCGGCCGCGAGCTCGATGACCTCCTGTCCCGCCTGCGTCCCGACGTCGTTCACGCTCACGTCGGCGTCGTCTCACCCTTCGCCTGGTCCGGCATTGCTGCCGCCCGGCGAGCGCGGCTCCCGCTGGCCGTCACCTTCCACTGCGTCCTGGGACCCTGGGCGCGTGTGGCCGGAGCACTGGGGCCGGGCAGTCCTGTGCGGATGTGGCAGCGCGGCGGCGCCGACCTGACGGCCGTGTCTTCCATGCTCGCTGCCGACGTTCATCGTGCCGGGGCTGACGACCCTGTCACCGTTCTGCCCAACGGCATCACCGTTGAGAACTGGCGTCTGGAGCGCCCTGGTCCCCAGGAGCGACGGCCTCACCGGCCGGTCACGGTCGTGGCCTCCCTGCGATGGGTTGAGCGCAAGCGGCCCCTGCAGGTCGTGCGCGCCTTCGCTGAGGCCGTCAGGAGCGTTCCCGGCACCGATGCGCTCCTCAAGATCTATGGGGATGGTCCGCTGCGTGAGCGACTCACCCGGGAGGTTGCCGAGTCCGGCCTGGCCGACCGCATCGAGCTCGTGGGTCGTGTCGAACGCACTGAGCTCGCTCAGGCCTTCACGCACGCAGACATCTACCTGCAGACCTCGCCCGCCGAGTCCTTCGGTATCTCCACCCTGGAGGCCCGCAGCGCCGGGCTGGCCGTCGTCGCTCTGCGCTCCAGCGGAGTGCGCGACTTCATCACCGACGGTGTCGATGGCCTCCTCGCTGACGACGACGCCGGTCTGGGTCGCAAGCTCGCCACTCTCCTGGGGGACGACGAGCTCCTTGAGCGCATCAAGACCCACAACTATGAGAACGCCCCCTTGCCCGAGTGGGGCACTGTGGTGCAGATGCACGTCGATACCTACCGGCGTGCCATCGACCTGGCGGGTGCCTGA
- a CDS encoding NAD(P)H-dependent glycerol-3-phosphate dehydrogenase yields MRPAAAVIGSGAWGTTFASLLAQAGTPTTIWARRREVAEEINAGTNERYVPGHRLPQGLKATTDLAQAAAGASVVVVAVPSQEARRVLEPLRGVLADDAVAVSLMKGIELGTGLRMSEVLARALGIDTSRVVVVSGPNLADEIAAGQPTATVVAADDEQVAARIASLCATGTFRPYTNTDVLGVELCGAVKNVIALAVGAAAGRGLGDNSKATIITRGLVEITRLGLKLGARPETFSGLAGMGDLVATCSSPLSRNQTFGRHLGEGMSVAEAAAASRGVAEGAKSARAVLDLARAHGVDMPITAGVVSVVEGAASVAQVTDALLARPRKAEGVHAEPSQA; encoded by the coding sequence ATGCGCCCGGCCGCGGCCGTCATCGGCTCGGGAGCCTGGGGCACCACCTTCGCCAGCCTCCTGGCCCAGGCCGGCACTCCCACAACGATCTGGGCCCGGCGCCGGGAGGTGGCCGAGGAGATCAACGCCGGCACCAACGAGCGCTACGTCCCCGGTCACCGCCTGCCTCAGGGCCTGAAGGCGACCACCGACCTGGCCCAGGCAGCCGCGGGGGCGAGCGTCGTCGTCGTGGCCGTGCCCTCCCAGGAGGCCCGGAGGGTCCTGGAGCCCCTCCGGGGCGTACTGGCCGACGACGCCGTGGCCGTCTCCCTCATGAAGGGCATCGAGCTGGGTACCGGGCTACGGATGAGCGAGGTCCTGGCCAGGGCGCTGGGCATCGACACCTCCCGTGTCGTGGTCGTCTCCGGCCCCAACCTCGCCGACGAGATTGCTGCGGGCCAGCCCACGGCCACCGTCGTGGCAGCCGACGACGAGCAGGTCGCCGCCCGGATCGCCTCGCTGTGCGCCACCGGCACCTTCCGCCCCTACACCAACACCGACGTCCTGGGCGTCGAGCTGTGCGGGGCGGTCAAGAACGTCATCGCCCTGGCCGTCGGCGCGGCCGCGGGCCGGGGCCTGGGGGACAACTCCAAGGCCACGATCATCACCCGGGGCCTGGTGGAGATCACCCGGCTGGGCCTCAAGCTCGGGGCTCGCCCGGAGACCTTCTCCGGGCTGGCAGGCATGGGGGACCTGGTGGCCACCTGCTCCTCGCCCTTGAGCCGCAACCAGACCTTCGGCCGCCACCTCGGCGAGGGGATGAGCGTGGCCGAGGCCGCTGCGGCCTCCCGGGGCGTGGCCGAGGGGGCCAAGTCGGCCCGTGCCGTCCTGGACCTGGCCCGGGCCCACGGCGTAGACATGCCAATCACCGCCGGGGTCGTCAGCGTCGTCGAGGGCGCCGCCAGCGTCGCGCAGGTCACTGACGCGCTGCTGGCTCGCCCCCGTAAGGCCGAGGGCGTGCACGCGGAGCCGTCTCAGGCGTAG
- the murA gene encoding UDP-N-acetylglucosamine 1-carboxyvinyltransferase codes for MVDGLLQVEGGRPLTGEITVRGAKNLVPKAMVAALLGSSPSVLRNVPLIRDVDVVSGLLSLHGVSIDYDQREGVLQLDPSKVESAHMADIDAHAGSSRIPILFCGPLLHRLGEAFIPDLGGCRIGDRPIDFHLEILRQFGAAVDKQAQGIRLTAPHGLKGTVIELPYPSVGATEQTLLTAVRAHGLTELRNAAVEPEIMDLVDVLQKMGAIISVDTDRTIHVEGVDELCGYTHSALPDRIEAASWASAALATRGDVFVRGAHQSHMTTFLNTFRKVGGAFDVTDEGIRFYHPGGDLKSIVVETNVHPGFMTDWQQPLVVALTQAQGLSIVHETVYENRFGFTGALCKMGATIQVYRECLGGTECRFGQRNFYHSAVISGPTPLTGADIVVPDLRGGFSHLIAALTAEGTSRVEGVNLIDRGYEHFMSKLESLNAAVTRLA; via the coding sequence ATGGTCGACGGTCTGCTCCAGGTCGAGGGTGGTCGCCCGCTGACTGGTGAGATCACCGTCCGCGGAGCCAAGAACCTGGTTCCCAAGGCGATGGTGGCGGCGCTGCTGGGCTCGTCTCCCTCGGTGCTGCGCAATGTCCCGCTCATTCGTGACGTCGATGTTGTCTCGGGGCTGTTGAGCCTGCACGGGGTGAGCATCGACTACGACCAGCGCGAGGGCGTCCTCCAGCTGGACCCGTCCAAGGTCGAGTCGGCTCACATGGCTGATATCGACGCGCATGCCGGCTCTTCGCGCATCCCGATCCTCTTCTGCGGTCCGCTCCTGCACCGCCTGGGGGAGGCCTTCATCCCCGACCTGGGCGGGTGCCGCATCGGTGACCGCCCCATCGACTTCCACCTGGAGATTCTGCGCCAGTTCGGCGCCGCGGTGGACAAGCAGGCTCAGGGCATCCGGCTCACCGCGCCGCACGGTCTCAAGGGCACCGTCATCGAGCTTCCCTACCCCTCGGTCGGAGCCACCGAGCAGACCCTGCTCACCGCTGTGCGCGCTCACGGACTGACCGAGCTGCGCAACGCCGCCGTCGAGCCCGAGATCATGGACCTGGTCGACGTCCTGCAGAAGATGGGCGCCATCATCTCGGTGGACACCGACCGCACCATCCACGTCGAGGGCGTCGATGAGCTGTGCGGCTACACCCACTCGGCCCTGCCGGACCGCATTGAGGCCGCCTCCTGGGCCTCGGCCGCCCTGGCCACGCGCGGGGACGTGTTCGTGCGCGGAGCCCACCAGAGCCACATGACCACCTTCCTCAACACCTTCCGCAAGGTGGGAGGCGCCTTCGATGTCACTGATGAGGGCATCCGTTTCTACCACCCCGGTGGGGATCTGAAGTCGATTGTGGTGGAGACCAACGTCCACCCCGGCTTCATGACCGACTGGCAGCAGCCTCTCGTCGTGGCGCTCACCCAGGCCCAGGGTCTGTCCATCGTCCACGAGACCGTCTACGAGAACCGCTTCGGCTTCACCGGTGCCCTGTGCAAGATGGGGGCCACCATCCAGGTCTACCGCGAGTGCCTGGGCGGCACCGAGTGCCGCTTCGGCCAGCGCAACTTCTACCACTCCGCGGTCATCTCCGGGCCCACGCCGCTGACCGGTGCCGACATCGTCGTGCCCGACCTGCGCGGTGGCTTCTCCCACCTCATCGCGGCCCTGACCGCCGAGGGCACCAGCCGGGTCGAGGGCGTCAACCTCATCGACCGCGGCTACGAGCACTTCATGTCCAAGCTGGAGTCCCTCAACGCCGCCGTCACCCGCCTGGCCTGA
- a CDS encoding IclR family transcriptional regulator: MDSPSENSPENDSSGVGVIDKAALVMSALESGPATLAQLVSTTHLARPTAHRIAVALEFHRLVTRDSQGRFILGPRLTELASAAGEDHLLSAAGPVLAALRDKTHESAQLYRRQGDVRICVANAERPIGLRDSIPVGATMSMQGGSAAQVLLAWEEPDRLHRGLVGARFTATMLSAVRRRGWAQSVGEREPGVASVSAPVRGPGGKVVAAISISGPIERMGRQPGRVHGHVVMAAARRLSEVLTDITTA; encoded by the coding sequence ATGGACAGCCCCTCAGAGAACTCCCCGGAGAACGACAGCAGCGGCGTCGGCGTCATCGACAAGGCCGCCCTGGTGATGAGTGCACTGGAGTCGGGGCCGGCAACCCTGGCCCAGCTCGTGTCCACCACGCACCTGGCCCGCCCCACGGCTCACCGCATCGCGGTCGCCCTGGAGTTCCACCGCCTGGTCACCCGTGACTCCCAGGGACGCTTCATCCTGGGCCCCAGGCTCACCGAGCTGGCCAGCGCCGCGGGCGAGGACCATCTCCTGTCCGCCGCCGGGCCGGTGCTGGCGGCCCTGCGCGACAAAACCCACGAGTCGGCGCAGCTCTACCGCCGCCAGGGGGACGTGCGCATCTGCGTGGCCAATGCCGAGCGCCCGATCGGGCTGCGTGACTCCATTCCCGTGGGCGCCACGATGTCCATGCAGGGCGGGTCGGCCGCCCAGGTGCTTCTCGCCTGGGAGGAGCCCGACCGTCTGCACCGCGGCCTGGTGGGGGCCCGTTTCACCGCCACCATGCTCTCGGCGGTCCGACGTCGGGGGTGGGCTCAGTCAGTTGGGGAGCGCGAGCCCGGGGTCGCCTCCGTGTCGGCGCCGGTACGCGGCCCCGGGGGCAAGGTCGTGGCCGCCATCTCGATCTCCGGTCCTATTGAGCGCATGGGTCGTCAGCCCGGTCGGGTTCACGGGCACGTGGTCATGGCTGCGGCGCGTCGGCTCTCCGAGGTGCTCACCGACATCACCACCGCCTGA
- the leuC gene encoding 3-isopropylmalate dehydratase large subunit has product MGMTLAEKVWRDHVVSKGSDGAPDLLYIDLHLVHEVTSPQAFEGLRLAGRPVRRPDLTIATEDHNTPTVDIDLPIADVTSRAQIETLRANCAEFGVRLHSLGDADQGIVHAVGPQLGLTQPGMTVVCGDSHTSTHGAFGALAFGIGTSQVEHVLATQTLPIAPFKTMSVTIDGDLPSGSGAKDIILAIIAKIGTNGAQGHVIEYRGRAIEQLSMEARMTICNMSIEGGARAGMIAPDQTTFDYLKGRPHAPAGEDWDAAVEYWSSLRTDPDAVFDTEVVLQAEDIEPFVTWGTNPGQGLPLSARVPDPEDIADATERLAAERALEYMDLVPGTPLRDIKVDTVFIGSCTNGRIEDLRAAAEVVRGRKKAEGLRMLVVPASARVRLQAEAEGLDRVFTSFGAEWRNAGCSMCLAMNPDKLSSGERAASTSNRNFEGRQGKGGRTHLVSPVVAAATAVRGALSAPGDLPPRPEAAQNSGDIPTVPAIAPVSAAPEATVQ; this is encoded by the coding sequence ATGGGAATGACTCTCGCCGAGAAGGTCTGGCGCGATCATGTGGTGTCCAAGGGTAGCGACGGCGCCCCCGACCTGCTGTACATCGACCTTCACCTGGTCCACGAGGTCACCAGCCCCCAGGCCTTCGAGGGGCTGCGTCTGGCCGGACGCCCGGTGCGTCGCCCCGACCTGACGATCGCCACCGAGGACCACAACACGCCCACTGTGGACATCGACCTGCCGATCGCCGATGTCACCAGCCGCGCTCAGATCGAGACCCTGCGTGCCAACTGCGCCGAGTTCGGGGTGCGGCTGCACTCCCTGGGCGACGCCGACCAGGGGATCGTCCACGCCGTCGGTCCGCAGCTGGGGCTGACCCAGCCCGGCATGACGGTGGTCTGCGGCGACTCCCACACCTCCACTCACGGCGCCTTCGGGGCCCTCGCCTTCGGTATTGGCACCTCCCAGGTCGAGCACGTCCTGGCCACCCAGACCCTGCCCATCGCCCCCTTCAAGACGATGAGCGTCACCATTGACGGGGACCTGCCCTCGGGCAGCGGGGCCAAGGACATCATCCTGGCCATCATCGCCAAGATCGGCACCAACGGGGCCCAGGGGCACGTCATCGAGTACCGTGGACGGGCCATCGAGCAGCTCTCGATGGAGGCCCGAATGACGATCTGCAATATGAGCATCGAGGGCGGGGCCCGGGCCGGCATGATCGCCCCGGACCAGACCACCTTCGACTACCTCAAGGGCCGTCCTCACGCCCCCGCCGGCGAGGACTGGGACGCCGCCGTGGAGTACTGGTCCAGCCTGCGCACCGATCCCGACGCCGTCTTCGACACCGAGGTGGTTCTCCAGGCCGAGGACATCGAGCCCTTCGTCACCTGGGGCACCAATCCCGGGCAGGGCCTGCCGCTGTCCGCGCGGGTCCCCGACCCCGAGGACATCGCCGACGCCACCGAGCGGCTGGCCGCCGAACGGGCCCTGGAGTACATGGACCTCGTACCGGGAACGCCCCTGCGCGACATCAAGGTCGACACCGTCTTCATCGGTTCGTGCACCAACGGCCGTATCGAGGACCTGCGGGCCGCCGCCGAGGTGGTGCGTGGGCGCAAGAAGGCTGAGGGGCTGCGCATGCTCGTGGTGCCGGCCTCGGCCCGAGTGCGTTTGCAGGCCGAGGCTGAGGGCCTGGACCGGGTCTTCACGAGCTTCGGTGCCGAGTGGCGCAACGCCGGCTGCTCCATGTGCCTGGCCATGAACCCCGACAAGCTCTCCTCCGGGGAGCGTGCGGCCTCCACCTCCAACCGCAACTTCGAGGGGCGTCAAGGAAAGGGCGGACGGACCCACCTCGTCTCGCCCGTCGTCGCCGCGGCCACCGCCGTGCGCGGGGCACTGTCGGCCCCGGGGGACCTGCCGCCGCGTCCGGAGGCCGCGCAGAACTCGGGTGATATCCCGACGGTCCCGGCGATTGCGCCGGTCTCCGCCGCGCCGGAGGCAACCGTCCAGTAG
- a CDS encoding LysM peptidoglycan-binding domain-containing protein, translated as MSAIAIPLPSRQASRARSDEPVVGPASGRAGGQSSRRPRLRLVTDDFVPEAPVRRSVEGAQHPGVASGRVPALPAAPPMRRPAAPAALRGRRSELERLAPQHPAVRAAGLRRGALQEEGRRGGAAQRPGQGESVPSRPRKAVGTEVRSPGGLRLLRGGLAVIAAALVLACSGLAIGALAGMAWAAPATAVAQVQADTTTAVVRPGQSLWDIAEASGTADVPGMVARIAELNDLKGTTIRAGQTLEIPAA; from the coding sequence GTGAGTGCCATCGCCATCCCGCTCCCGTCCCGTCAGGCTTCTCGGGCTCGGAGTGATGAGCCCGTCGTCGGGCCGGCCAGTGGCCGGGCTGGCGGGCAGTCCTCCCGTCGGCCTCGGTTGAGGCTGGTCACTGACGACTTCGTCCCCGAGGCTCCTGTTCGGCGTAGTGTCGAGGGCGCGCAGCACCCCGGGGTCGCATCCGGTCGTGTCCCAGCGCTGCCGGCAGCGCCGCCAATGCGTCGCCCCGCGGCGCCCGCTGCACTGCGGGGCCGTCGCTCGGAGTTGGAGAGGCTGGCCCCGCAGCACCCGGCGGTGCGGGCCGCTGGGCTGCGACGTGGCGCCCTGCAGGAGGAGGGCCGGAGAGGTGGCGCCGCTCAGCGTCCCGGCCAGGGGGAGTCCGTCCCGTCCCGCCCGCGGAAGGCGGTGGGGACGGAGGTGCGCTCCCCAGGTGGACTGCGGCTTCTTCGTGGCGGTCTTGCGGTCATCGCTGCGGCCCTCGTGCTCGCATGCAGCGGACTGGCCATCGGGGCCCTGGCGGGCATGGCCTGGGCGGCCCCCGCTACGGCGGTTGCGCAGGTGCAGGCGGATACCACCACCGCGGTGGTTCGTCCCGGTCAGTCCCTGTGGGACATCGCCGAGGCGAGCGGGACCGCGGACGTCCCGGGGATGGTGGCCCGGATCGCCGAGCTCAACGACCTGAAGGGAACGACCATCCGTGCCGGGCAGACGCTGGAGATCCCTGCGGCGTGA
- the leuD gene encoding 3-isopropylmalate dehydratase small subunit produces MDKFIRHTGIGAPLRRSAVDTDQIIPAVYLKRITRTGFDDALFASWRAGEPDFILNQEAYKRASVLVAGPDFGTGSSREHAVWALKDYGFKVVLAPRFADIFRGNAGKQGLVAGVVSQEDCEQLWKILETEPGTEVTVDLENRTVEAGSFRCAFSIDDYVRWILMEGLDDISLTLTQEDAIRAYEEARPAFKPRTLPAKHLPAQEVVSARAADMPRP; encoded by the coding sequence GTGGACAAGTTCATCCGACACACCGGCATCGGCGCCCCGTTGCGGCGCAGCGCCGTCGACACCGACCAGATCATCCCGGCGGTGTATCTCAAGCGCATCACCCGCACGGGCTTCGACGACGCCTTGTTCGCCTCCTGGCGGGCCGGTGAGCCCGACTTCATTCTCAATCAGGAGGCCTACAAGCGGGCCTCGGTGCTCGTCGCCGGTCCCGACTTCGGCACGGGCTCCTCACGGGAGCATGCCGTGTGGGCGCTCAAGGACTACGGCTTCAAGGTCGTCCTGGCGCCCCGCTTCGCCGACATCTTCCGCGGCAACGCCGGCAAGCAGGGACTGGTGGCCGGCGTGGTCTCCCAGGAGGACTGCGAGCAGCTGTGGAAGATCCTCGAGACCGAGCCGGGCACTGAGGTGACGGTGGACCTGGAGAACCGCACGGTCGAGGCCGGCTCCTTCCGCTGTGCCTTCTCCATCGACGACTACGTCCGCTGGATTCTCATGGAGGGGCTCGACGACATCTCCCTGACCCTCACCCAGGAGGACGCCATCCGCGCCTACGAGGAGGCTCGCCCGGCCTTCAAGCCGCGCACGCTGCCGGCCAAGCACCTGCCGGCCCAGGAGGTCGTCTCGGCCCGGGCCGCGGACATGCCCCGGCCCTGA